The following nucleotide sequence is from Drosophila takahashii strain IR98-3 E-12201 chromosome 3L, DtakHiC1v2, whole genome shotgun sequence.
AAGCTGGTTTTACAGTCGCACAATTGAAAATATCAGCATCGAAAAAGGGCTTCTGAGCGGTGCAATTGTAAAGCAATCCCGTCCAACTTCCGCTCCTCAGTACGCAGTATAAAAAGCTGGAATATCAGATTTAGTATCTCTATCTAAAGAATGACGAATGATTGTGCTATTTACCTGGTGCACACTGTATCATTGGGTATGGGATAGCGACCCGTTGAGTTGATTCCTTGGCAATAAACGTTTTCATTAAAGGTGGGAGTGGTGGCAGTGCCTTCGGTGGTGGCAGTCACAGTCACTGTGCTTTCCGAAGTGACTTCTGAGGACCCAGTGGAACTATCACCCGTAGTTCCGGTAGAAGGCGACCCAGTGGTAGTTTCACCCGTAGTCTCTGTAGTAGGAGACCCCGTGGAGTTGGTAACCGTAGTTCCTGCAGAAGACTCAGTGGTTACTGCTGATGAATCTGTAGAAGAGCTTTCGGTGCTGGAATCCAAAGTAGTTCCGGTTGAGGTAGAAGAAGGAGTGGTGCTCTGTACTACTTCATCCGTTTCCAAAATCCTATCGCAGACATCCGAGTCGGTAGAGCTGCATCGCGAAATGCAGGGAGATCCATTGGCAGCACCTGCA
It contains:
- the LOC108059290 gene encoding spore coat protein SP96, whose amino-acid sequence is MKAFMLIVLLVALVAPAIVNAACGTCVDSHTCIGESLFQICYDGVPDQTINYTCPDATPICTTYNVICLANSTDVKRGCGDVANCGLCPGSASFACTSKTTFALCNNGVVSNSDITCANDYVCSVAGAANGSPCISRCSSTDSDVCDRILETDEVVQSTTPSSTSTGTTLDSSTESSSTDSSAVTTESSAGTTVTNSTGSPTTETTGETTTGSPSTGTTGDSSTGSSEVTSESTVTVTATTEGTATTPTFNENVYCQGINSTGRYPIPNDTVCTSFLYCVLRSGSWTGLLYNCTAQKPFFDADIFNCATVKPAYAGCTNLV